DNA sequence from the Nicotiana tomentosiformis chromosome 3, ASM39032v3, whole genome shotgun sequence genome:
CAATCTCTTGAAGATAACTCTAAGCCAattgctctgaagagtaggtagtcatgactagaatgaagtgtgcagacttggcgagtctgtccataatgacccacaccgcatcaaatctcctcaaggttcATGGAAGCCTAACTTCAAAATTcattgtgatacgctcccacttccactctaaaATATCAAGCTTCTGAAGCAAAGGTCTTAAAATATCGTACTTTACCTGGTGATAGTTCAAACATCGAGCAACTACTCAACGatatcctttttcatcctccgccaaaaatagtgctgcctcaaatcacagTACATCCTTGTGACACTCGGGTGACTGGAATACcacaaactatgggcctcctcaagaatcatctCTCTCAAGTAATCGACATTCAGGACACAGATCCAACCAGGTAGCCTCAATAccctatcatctccaatagtcacctccttagcatcatcatGCTGCACCATGTCCcttaggacaagcaagtggggatcatcatactgacgtgccttgatgcattcaaacaaggaagaccgtaATACAACACAAGTAAGAACCatgctaggctccaaaatatccaacctcatgaacctATTGGCGAAAGCCTGAACATCGAATGCTAACGTTCCCTCCCTAACTAGGATATAAGCAAAACTCCCCATGCTCTCAGTCTTGCCACTCAAAgcgtcagccaccacattggtcttccccgggtgataaagaatggtgatatcatagtccttaagtagctctaaccacctctatTGCCTCAAGTTTAGAGCATTTTGTTTGAATAAGTGCTGGACACTCAtgtgatccgtgaacacctcgctagataccccataaagataatgcctccaaatcttaagtttGTGTTTAATGGTTGGTAACTCGAAATCATACACTGCGTAGTTTCTCTCATGATGCTTCAATTAATgcgaagcataagaaatcaccctactatcctACATCAACACATACCCAATGCCGATCGGTGAAGAATCTCAATAGACTATATAAGAACCCGATCTTaaggcaaaaccagaactggagttgtagtcaaggcagtcttgagcttctaaaagctctcctcacactaaTCAAACCACTTGAATGGGGAATCAATTTgcatcaatctagtcaatggagcTTCTATTGATGAACACCCCTCCACAAAACGGCGATAATATCTAGCCAACCCAAGGAAGATCCACATCTCGGTAGTAGTATATGATCTGGGCCAaccctgaactgcctcaatcttcttcggatccaccttaatccccttacTGGACACCACGTAGCCCAAGAAGCCcatcgagtctaaccaaaactcacacttggagaattatcatatagcttcttctcccttaaaggctgaagcacaatcctcaagtgtttctcatgctcctcccggctacgtgaatacaccaatatatcatcaaaaaTTTCAATGATGAtagaatcaagataaggctgaaatacgaTATTCATCATGTGCAtaaacgttgctggggcattggtcagtccaagagacatcaccaaaaactcataatgcccataacgggtCTTGAATGTTGTCTAGGGATATTtgaagccctgatcttcaactgatggtacccgaATCTCAATTCAATCTTCTAGAATATCCTACCTCCCTAAAGCTagccaaataaatcatcaatgcgtggtagtgggtacttgttcttgatagtaaccttgttcagctgcctatagtcaatgcacatccttataGAACCATCTTTTGCCTTCACAAATAGGACCAGTGTATCTAAAGATGACCCACTAGGCCTGATAAAACCCTTAtctggaaattactgtaatttctcctttaactccttcaactttaCTAGTTccatgtgatatggtggaatagagatgggctaagtgtccgacaccaaatcgatacaaaaattaatatctctgtcaggtggcatgTCCAGTAGGTCTGCATGAAACACATCTGAGAACTCCCTTGCTATTGGAACTGACTAAATAGCAGGAGTGTCATCACTAACATCTCTCATGAAAGCCAAATACGccaaacacaccttctcacccatccgttgagccttcaaatatgaaatcactctactatgAGTGTGACCAAGAGAACCTCTCTACTCCACCCTAGGCAACCCCAGCATTACCACCGTCACTGTCTTATCATGAAAATGAAGAATAGCATGGTAAAGAGatatccaatccatacccaaaatcacatcaaaatcaaccatactaagcaataagagatcaacatagtctcataacccccaatagtaaccacacatgaccgatatatacAATCCACCACAATAGAttcacccaccggtgtagatgcATGAACAGGCATATCtaaagaatcacaaggcatatccaaataacgatcATAATAGGACGACGCATACGcataagtggaaccaaggtcaaataacaCTGAAGCAATACTTGTGATCATGGTATCTGAAGAAACTACCTCTAACCTAGCAGGAAATGCATAGCAATGGGCCAGACCACCGCCAGACCACCCTCCCTCTCTAGAATGACCTCGAACTGAGTGAGCTCCACCCCTAGATGGATGTGAGTGTGGTATAGCTATTGGTTGTGAAAATATAGGTATCAGAGcctcaggttttaaagtgtcctaggatatctcggagcggtgtctagtagagtccttcttatcggtgtgttatcgaccacatctataattaggaagctacttgggcatttaggaataatacctttctttgatgttcttgatcgtgcggtaaagttgattgtaagattgttcctcctttaactcatgATTTCCTCTAACTTTTAGTATATGGCacctaggaagaaagcaagaactggacaaggagccaatgtcaccccaggagtggcagttgattctatatttgatgatgcgggtgagcacccggggggtgaggatattcccctaaTTACTACACCGCCTGAATCTATTATTCCTGCTCAGACTACACCAGCTCCTACACCAACTGaaggtgcaacggtccctccaagtgatattctagttccacctccagctccagctcaAGCCTCCGGTCCCGGTGTTTCTGATAGGGATCTTATGGGAGCCATATAGATGTTGGCTCATATAGTGGCCTCCCAGggccagagatcaaatgttgcacctacttcttctaGTCTGCCAAGGGATtccactagttccagggtgaacaggtttctctagttggatcctccagtgttcacaggtactgatcctgaggaggacccccaggacttcattgataagatgcacaagactctctgaGTTATGTATGATACTGAGACgaagggagtggagttggcttcctaccgcctgaaagtGGTGACCTATTCTTGGTTTAAgatgtgggaggagtcccgtgaggaggggaggagtcccgtgaggaggaAAGCCCTCCGGTAAGGTGGAGTGAGTTCAtcgatgcctttatggatcatttcttaccTTCCGAGACTAAGGCGGCCCATgtcgctgagtttgaaagcctgaagcagggtagtatgaatgtgtgggagtaccatatggagttcgcgtgcctgtccaagtatgatattcacatgttgcccactatggagtctagagtgcgccagtttgtgcagggccttagccattggttattaatgaggACACTACAGCTGCTTTGAAGTCTTATATGagctatgggaagatggtggcgtttgctcaagctacagaggatcGTAAACTGAAAAATAGAAGGGAGCGTAAGGGTAGTAGCAGGGCTCAGACCGTGGGCAACTTGGGTGTTTCttctggtggtggtaggtcggcgattaggggagggtcatcaggtccATCTCAGTCATTCGCTCAGTCTTTGATGAGTGGACAGCCATCcgggcccagtcagggcaacatgggaccccaccagcagggtcaaCCTGGAGAGAGATTCCAGCAatagcggaggcccccatgccctatgTGTGGGAGGATATACTTTGGggcctgcttcatggacctacctatatgctacgggtgtggtatgggggttcatattcagagggattgtcgctCGACCTGCCAGATCATGGGTAGGGGTGCGGCGCAACCAGCTAGCTATGCAACTACTACATCCACATCACGTCCTCTAGCTTGAGGCACCTCAGCACCCACAGGGCATGGTacaactaggggtggtgcacagagtttgggaggaccgaatagattttatgctatgctGAGGCATggggattcagaggcttctcccgatgttgtcataggtatattgactgtccaatcccatgatgtatatgATCTCATTGATCCCGactccactttgtcatatgttactccctatgttgctatggaatttgggatagaaccggaacagctccatgagccgttctctatatctactctagttggtgagtctattgtggccgtgcgggtttatagggattatgttatcacggtgcgtggtcgggacaccatggccaatCTCGTTTAATTaaggatggttgattttgatgtaataatg
Encoded proteins:
- the LOC138907680 gene encoding uncharacterized protein, producing the protein MSLGLTNAPATFMHMMNIVFQPYLDSIIIEIFDDILVYSRSREEHEKHLRIVLQPLREKKLYDNSPSRWLELLKDYDITILYHPGKTNVVADALSGKTESMGSFAYILVREGTLAFDVQAFANRFMRLDILEPSMVLTCVVLRSSLFECIKARQYDDPHLLVLRDMVQHDDAKEVTIGDDRVLRLPGWICVLNVDYLREMILEEAHSLWYSSHPSVTRMYCDLRQHYFWRRMKKDIVE